In Fusobacterium perfoetens, the sequence TTTTAATTGTTAGGGAAAAAACTTCCTTTGATTAACTCAAAGGGGTTTTTTCTTTTTTTGGATATAAAATTTAAGATAGATATAGAAAAGAGGTCATCTCTCGACAACCTCTTTAAAATTTTTTTTATTCTACTTTACTAAAACTTTTTAGTTCGCTTATTTCTTCCATAACACTTTCTAATGTAGCTTTTTCATCATTTACAGCCATAGCCATAAGAGTTCCTTCAACTAAAGGAGCATCAGCTATTTTTACTTTCTTTTGTTGTTCTTCATCTAAGAAATCAATAGCCATCTCAGCATTTAATATAGAACTTCCTAGAT encodes:
- the dhaM gene encoding dihydroxyacetone kinase phosphoryl donor subunit DhaM yields the protein MIGIVIVSHSQNLAHEVIELCKEMKKYDFPVVNGSGTDGGHLGSDPMRIKEAIEKAFMPEGVLVFGDLGSSILNAEMAIDFLDEEQQKKVKIADAPLVEGTLMAMAVNDEKATLESVMEEISELKSFSKVE